A stretch of the Zeugodacus cucurbitae isolate PBARC_wt_2022May chromosome 6, idZeuCucr1.2, whole genome shotgun sequence genome encodes the following:
- the LOC105216919 gene encoding uncharacterized protein LOC105216919: protein MRLPNNSERKQEYIAHRARVQNAKSVVNSQPPIRLVNRPRREMSFTEMMNSVRTAIQRRSNSRTFTTAPASTTPSASISTVATTASRPLPSRRLDKSHIKFSNSDTLASYERDRSAMLLYDCKSCGTFGCCCICGGAGDGRHCMASCVDMHEKFPGHAGVDICQGVHPSYSYVPRCHRGESVSSNTGITDIGQHGPHVHHFEAHSHGFPENKNNNKKQSKQTSSPEQRAAYQHAKLAMPLRHFWHRITRKEWNDDTRIPPKPYRPSYLLNKSHRKRCFHHAPSKEDTQSNATTSQLTPHDDCKQYGIPLHVLKRYQDITVSTDEGMLRRLLRPRIFFDLEVKGIRPLGRIVIQLFTEACPEVVLEFVRMCTTENGERMSFTRLFPPMWLEGELALTDNKTLTAHSIEHDTNVLDHGSGAGVLSFPSRYVRGSKRRFLSFSISFKPLKVLNGKRIAFGRVRRGLWILDAVQDYGTNSGKPQREIIVTSCGMCK from the coding sequence ATGCGTTTGCCGAACAACAGCGAGCGAAAGCAGGAGTACATAGCGCATCGTGCGCGCGTGCAGAATGCCAAGAGCGTAGTGAATAGCCAACCACCGATACGTCTGGTGAATCGACCGCGACGCGAAATGTCATTCACCGAGATGATGAACTCTGTGCGCACCGCCATACAGCGGCGCAGTAACTCGCGTACCTTCACCACTGCGCCTGCCTCGACTACACCATCCGCCAGTATATCGACTGTGGCGACAACGGCCTCGCGCCCCTTACCGTCAAGGCGACTAGACAAATCGCACATCAAATTCAGCAACAGCGACACGCTCGCAAGCTACGAACGCGACAGATCGGCGATGCTCTTGTACGACTGCAAATCGTGCGGCACTTTCGGCTGTTGTTGCATCTGCGGCGGCGCCGGTGATGGGCGGCATTGTATGGCCTCCTGTGTGGATATGCACGAGAAATTCCCAGGACATGCCGGCGTCGATATTTGCCAAGGCGTACACCCTTCGTACAGTTATGTGCCGAGATGTCACAGGGGTGAGAGTGTCAGCAGTAACACCGGCATCACCGATATTGGTCAACATGGTCCACATGTACACCACTTCGAGGCGCATTCACATGGCTTTCCGGAGaataagaataataacaaaaaacaaagcaaacagACGTCGTCTCCTGAGCAGCGTGCCGCCTATCAGCATGCAAAACTGGCGATGCCTCTGCGTCATTTCTGGCATCGCATCACACGTAAAGAATGGAACGATGACACGCGTATACCACCAAAACCGTATCGGCCATCTTACTTGCTGAATAAGAGCCATCGCAAGCGTTGCTTCCATCATGCGCCCTCCAAAGAGGATACCCAAAGCAATGCTACGACAAGCCAACTTACTCCGCACGATGACTGCAAGCAGTATGGCATACCGCTGCATGTGCTGAAGCGATATCAGGACATCACGGTCTCAACGGATGAGGGTATGCTGCGTCGTTTGTTGCGCCCACGCATCTTCTTCGATCTCGAGGTTAAAGGCATACGTCCGTTGGGCCGTATCGTCATACAGCTCTTCACCGAGGCCTGTCCGGAGGTGGTGCTTGAGTTCGTACGCATGTGCACCACAGAGAATGGCGAACGCATGAGCTTTACCCGACTCTTTCCGCCGATGTGGCTGGAAGGCGAACTGGCACTGACCGACAACAAGACGCTGACGGCCCACAGCATCGAACATGATACTAATGTATTGGACCACGGTAGTGGTGCCGGTGTGTTGTCGTTTCCCAGCCGCTATGTGCGTGGCAGCAAGCGGCGGTTTCTCAGCTTTTCAATCAGTTTTAAGCCGCTGAAAGTGCTCAATGGCAAGCGCATAGCATTTGGTCGTGTGCGACGTGGCCTGTGGATACTTGATGCCGTGCAGGACTATGGCACCAACAGCGGTAAGCCGCAGCGTGAAATAATCGTGACGAGTTGTGGCATGTGCAAGTGA